A part of Hippea maritima DSM 10411 genomic DNA contains:
- a CDS encoding acetyl-CoA carboxylase carboxyltransferase subunit alpha, translated as MLLLDFEKPIYEIEEQIENLKKMALERGLDVKSEIEQLEKKKNEILKKEFENLSIDKIIKIARHPNRPYTLDYIERIVDDFTEVHGDRHFADDKAIVTGFGYIDNKKVAIIGHQKGKNTKDNLYRNFGMANPEGYRKSQRIMQLAEKFNIPIVTFVDTPGAYPGIGAEERGQSEAIAVNLFKMFKAATPIVCIITGEGGSGGALAIAVGDKVGMLEFSIYGVISPEGCSSILWRDASHSIEAAKAMKVTAKDLYELGVIDEIIKEPIGGAHRDYDEISKNVKNFIVKSLDELQKLPKKKLLSKRWEKWRKMTTQFL; from the coding sequence ATGTTGCTGTTGGATTTTGAAAAGCCCATATACGAGATAGAGGAGCAAATAGAAAATTTAAAAAAAATGGCTTTGGAGCGTGGGCTTGATGTAAAGAGCGAGATAGAACAACTTGAAAAGAAAAAAAATGAAATACTAAAAAAGGAATTTGAGAATCTATCTATAGACAAGATTATAAAAATAGCAAGACATCCAAATAGACCATACACCTTGGACTACATAGAGCGCATAGTCGATGATTTTACCGAGGTGCATGGAGATAGACATTTTGCAGATGATAAAGCAATAGTAACTGGCTTTGGATATATAGACAACAAAAAAGTAGCCATTATAGGTCATCAGAAAGGCAAAAACACCAAAGACAACCTTTATAGAAATTTTGGTATGGCAAATCCAGAAGGGTATAGAAAATCACAAAGGATTATGCAGCTTGCCGAGAAGTTTAACATACCTATAGTAACATTTGTAGATACCCCAGGTGCGTATCCTGGGATAGGAGCAGAAGAGAGAGGGCAATCCGAAGCTATCGCCGTAAACCTATTCAAAATGTTTAAAGCTGCCACACCTATTGTTTGCATAATAACTGGAGAAGGTGGCTCAGGCGGTGCTTTAGCTATAGCAGTAGGAGATAAAGTAGGCATGCTTGAGTTTTCTATATACGGCGTCATATCACCTGAGGGTTGTTCATCAATCCTGTGGCGTGATGCCAGCCACTCAATAGAAGCAGCCAAGGCAATGAAAGTTACAGCTAAAGACTTATACGAACTGGGTGTAATTGATGAAATAATCAAAGAACCCATAGGTGGGGCTCATAGGGATTATGATGAAATATCAAAGAATGTTAAAAATTTTATAGTAAAAAGCTTGGATGAACTCCAGAAGCTTCCAAAGAAAAAACTGTTATCTAAAAGATGGGAAAAATGGAGAAAAATGACAACGCAGTTTCTGTAG